taaatcaccaggtgttgatggaattacAATGTCAGACTAGTATTAGACATATTTGACTACTGAGCGCTAATAACTGAGGATAGCTTcatattatttttatatttttataaagcatttgacacagtagagcatcagtttctcttccactcccttgagagacttggctttggggatttttttctgtaaggctattaagattctctatgcaaatggtaacagctctatcaaattgaaatatggcacctcacctagatttgagttaaagagaggaattaggcaaggttgtcctatctctccGTATCTctttttattaatcacccaacttcttgcaaattcattaaataatagtcctgtacaaggtatttccatagctggcAAAGAAATTATTATAAGCCTGGTGCTGATGATGctacactttttctgaaagacgctaacctaattcccatatcgatcaatgtgatacaatccttttccaaagcgtctggtctatatcttaacatGATTAAATGTGAACTCATagctgtcaaagattgtgtgacactttcatattatggtattccagtaaaatAATAACTTtcatatttaggcataaccattacaaaggatcagaagtctagaggcttactaaattttaaccctcttattaaaaaaccccagaagaagctaaatcaatggctacagagggacttatctttaaaaggtagagtcccaataaccaaggctgaaggtatctctagactaacatatggtgctctatctttatatcttgacagtaaaataagcaaggagatagacctgatgcttttcaactttctttggagaaaccgcacccattacattaggaaaactgttgtaatgaacacttatgagaatggtggactgaattttctggactttactactttaaataatacttttaagatcaattggaaaaaacaattcctaagaagactcacttctatctggaattttattcctcatcatttcttctctacttttgatggccttaacttcatgttattttgcaattataatatagacaaagttccagtgaaacgttttcttgtcatggtcttgtcatttataaacacaatttttctcgCAAAGTTttttttactcagttataaagaattcttatcactttacaaagtccctgtaacacctaaagattttgcaattgttttagatgccattccctcaggtgttgctatgttattcaggaatgtgtcaagacctgaccctcagagcctaccttctattgaccctgttgactcatcagtaggaaagatttgtttctcttttggtccattcaacaacagagcgatatgaaccttgtttcagcaggatgttgtatctataccttatgtcatgccttattggaatggatttattgataatatctgtcgGGGAAAAAaatggatgttgccacacacatattGTGTGTTGTTAAccaaattaaggaagtttcctttaaaattattaataaatattatcctgccaaccactatatgaagaagtttaaggaaaacatcaactcaaattgctccttttgtaattaccacccagaaacagtgttgcatcttttttttggcattgtatgcatgtaagaaaactgtggcaagacatcagtaggtttataattgaacacgtttatgaagattttacactattgtggagagatgtactgtttggattctttacatacaatagaaataagctgaaacatttttatgtaattcatttcattattcttttggccaaatttcatatacataaatgtacatttacaaacagaaaaccacattttcgtaccctacaaaaataaattgaactgtattttaagacggttaaatgctctactaacaaaaaaagctgttagaattgtaagtatatgtatGTCCCttaggtccttgtgtaattgtaatgtgatattgtaccccctagcttgATTTTCCAATGTtcgtaatctatgtatgcttgtgttccctcatgtgctttatgtattgatctgttgttaattaaaataaatacaatttcaaaaaattatttaaaaaaataaaaaacgttcCAATGCAGACATTTTTATCTCGATATCAAACcatttaagtaccttactgtgaatgTTTTAAAttcaaatggtcaaaaataaacaatgtacttcttagcaaagagcaatttctcaagcaataattttgctaggactgtgaGTGGGAGATGAAAACTAGCTGAGGTTTGGTACTCTTTCTTATTAATATATTAACACATTTACAAGGTAGGCCAAAATCCACCTAAACAGGTAACAATTACAGGTAGACTTTTCCAACATCTCTTACACTAAAAGAACATTATcgttttcacaatttcacagtattatttccACCTAATAGTGTGAAAATATTTatcaaacacaggaaaatcacattttttgactgcactgggcctttaagacaTAATGGAATAACATATATACTGTAGACGTAACGTTGCTGATTAATAATTAATCTGTTTGCCAACTTGTTTTTATGTAGTTTACAAGTGGCCTGTTTTATCTTATAAGCTTAAACTCCCCCTGTGACATAATTATAGATGGAAAAAGAATCTGCCTATTTTAATGTATATGACCACAATGAGACAGTACAAGTAGGAGAGGTTGTTCTACTTTCTAAACTGAGCTAAGTCCTGTTTCTATCCCCTCCCTTTCAGAGTAATGAAGACAGAACATTTTAATCTGTTTAAATAAACGTCTGCCAAGGAACATAATGCTGGTCACATGAACCAGACAGTTAGATGGAGAAAGAATGAGTTTGACAAACAAATAGGGATTTAACTGGCATGGATGAGTAGAGGCATCATCAAAGTAAGCAAATAAACAACTATTGAGAGTTGTGTTATGAGGCAGAGACCGTTTCACAGTGACTATGTCTTCCAGATAATTTTATGCAAAATAAAGTGCAATGTCTCAATTGTTTTTGTTCTCAGAATATGCAACCAGCTCCAGACTCCAGTCGGAGGACTGGGCTCTCAACATGGACATCTGTGACATCATCAACGAGACAGAGGAGGGGTGTGTATCCTCTGACATAATGGAAAAAAAATCCTTTGACAGCTTACTGTATTCTGCTTTTGTTGTCTGAAGTTGATTGTTTACCTACAATGATTACAGGCCTAGAGATTCATACAAAGCAATAAAGAAGAGGATTGTTGGAAACAAGAACTTCAGAGAGGTCATGCTGGCATTGACTGTGAGTGTCACATTTACCTCTCTCATTCACCATACTTTTTCCTTTTCTTCATGAACTTGTAACCTAACGTTCtttctctcgccatctctcttaTGTCATGTTGGTTCTCAGGTGCTGGAAGCGTGTGTGAAGAACTGTGGCCACAGGTTCCATGTGCTAGTCTCAACCAGGGAGTTTGTTGAGGGGGTTCTTGTCAGGTCCATCTTACCCAAGAACAATCCCCCTCTGGTCCTGCATGACAGGGTGCTCAGCCTTATACAGGTGAGAGATAGCATTGGTACTCATACCTTCAGTAAGTCACAGAGCTGTGTTGGAATTGACCGCTAGCTATTGTCAGGTGTGTGCGGTTTATGatgtgtgtttgtctattgttcaGGCATGGGCAGACGCATTCCGCAGCTCGCCAGCTCTGACGGGCGTGGTCTCTGTGTACGAGGACCTGAGACGGAAAGGACTGGAGTTTCCCATGACTGAACTGGACGGATACTCCCCCATTCACACTCCAAATAGGGTATATCTTCAAACAATGACTGGTGAAAATGCATGCATTTCCTCACTGACAAATACAGATCACAACTTTCTGCTAATCCTCTCTAAAGCTGTTTTAACTCCCTACTCCTTAACACTATTCTCTAACTCAGTTGGTCCCTGTGCTCTGTCCACCAGACTGTGCCTGATAACGGGCCTGTCACTGTATCTGCTGCACCCTCATCCCCCAGGCCTGTCCCCATATCACCACAGCTTCCTGCATCCCAACAGAGCGAGCAGGGACCCCTCACCTTCACACCTTATCAGGTGATTGGAATGCTCCCGTCAAACAGGGCCCTCTAAAATGGCACGGCTTTTCTTTTAGTAACACAATCTTTTGCATGCAGGATGAATTCACTCCAGGGCATTACTTTAAAATCCAATTACCTTGTGCACTGTGGATGTTTCAGTTACCTGTTTCACATTCAGAATGTATAATAAAAGTTGATGCTTTACAGTATTATGCCAACCCCACCCCACACAATTTAGCATATGAGTGCTGATGCTATTGACTCCTATTCCAGGTTAAAAAGTTGAAGACTGACCTGGGAGTGGTTCGAGGTAACCTGACAGTGATGTCAGATATGATGTCTCAACTGGATCCAGCAACAGCCAAGCATTCAGACACAGAGCTGCTTCAGGTTAGTTGGTTCACTCGCTGGGCTCTCACTATGGCTGTCCATCCATGGCTGTGACACATGTCATCTGTTTGTATCCATCTCTCTTTTGTCCATTGCTGTCTTTTCGCTGACTCTCTGTATCTCCTGCTCTGTCAGTAGGAGTTGTATGCAGCATGTAAAGACATGCAGGATAAGATAATGGAGCTGGTCCCAAGACTCAGTGAGGAGACACTGACAGAGGAGCTGCTGGTTGCCAACGATGAAATCAATGCCACATTCACTCGCTACCAGAGGTATTGTCCTAAATGATCAACATCAGATACAGTCAATAATTCCTGCTGTGATAGCAGTATGATTTTCATTATTTCCTTTCCAGGTTTCAGAGACAAAGAGCTACACTGCAGGTAAGTGTTTTTTCTTAAGGATCTGTGGTCCTTTACCCTTATCACAAATACATCTTTGGATGAGATATGTACTGTTCAACTTCACAATTTTCTCAATCACCTAGAGCCCGACCTACGTCAACCTTATTGACCTCAGTGCAGCAATCAAGCCTGTTGTTACAGCTCCCCCCCACAGCCAGCTCAGCCGATCAACAGTGGACACAGTGTCTAGTCAGATGACAGGACTCCGTAAGTAACTACAGTGTTCCTCGATCTGATGGAGGTTCTCAATGTGTCCCTATAGTACAATTCATTCTCTTAACCCTGTTTTCCACATAGGTATGAGGGAATTTGATGAATTTGCACAGAACAGGAGCATCTCACAGACACAACCGAGACCGAGGTAATGGACAGCTCCAACTAAAGTTCAGGTTTTGCTTTCATGGTAGAATGGATTGTTCAGACTCATAGGAAGAGTGAGAGGGAGCTTACTAAAGCAGGTGTCAAGACTTTCTCATGGCTTAGTACTGTATAACAAATGGACTAGTGCTGTGGTTGTCTTGTCAGTCCCTGGCTTGTTTAGGTTATAAGTCCTGCTCTCGCTAAGCTGGTGCACTAGTCTAGACTGGAAGTGAACCTGGCTGGCTCGAAATATTTGTGCCATTCATTCTGTCAATAAGGATTATGAATGGAGTCTGGCATGAACTGCAAGCTTACATGGCTAGTGAGAAAACTGCCAACATTTGCAATACAAATGTTGAAGGAACATTTCTCCTCTGTATTTGGTTTTCCAATAAAGTTGTTTGTACTTTGGCCAATGGTTACTTGTGGAGATGGCTATTATTCTACTACTGTATGTACACTGTAAACTGCATCATTTTCTAAGCAGTGAAATGTGTGTTTTAGTGATCGGAATGAAGGTGTTGCCGACAGTCTGGCTCAAGCACAAAACACCAGATTACAGAACACTGGAACGGTCAGTAACCCCAGAATGATTTAACCCAGGACAGATTTGAAAGGATGTTTGTTTAGGAAGGGCATTGGTTGTGTCCATGGAGTCCTTATGCCCTGTGGAGTGTCACTAATATGTACAATAACCCTTTGTCTTAGTTCATGTGTAGGTCTACCCTGCCTTTATATGTTTAAACAATGTTCTCTGTGTCCTGCC
The sequence above is a segment of the Oncorhynchus gorbuscha isolate QuinsamMale2020 ecotype Even-year linkage group LG16, OgorEven_v1.0, whole genome shotgun sequence genome. Coding sequences within it:
- the LOC123999508 gene encoding target of Myb protein 1-like isoform X3 — translated: MEFLTGNPFTTPVGQRIEYATSSRLQSEDWALNMDICDIINETEEGPRDSYKAIKKRIVGNKNFREVMLALTVLEACVKNCGHRFHVLVSTREFVEGVLVRSILPKNNPPLVLHDRVLSLIQAWADAFRSSPALTGVVSVYEDLRRKGLEFPMTELDGYSPIHTPNRVKKLKTDLGVVRGNLTVMSDMMSQLDPATAKHSDTELLQELYAACKDMQDKIMELVPRLSEETLTEELLVANDEINATFTRYQRFQRQRATLQSPTYVNLIDLSAAIKPVVTAPPHSQLSRSTVDTVSSQMTGLRMREFDEFAQNRSISQTQPRPSDRNEGVADSLAQAQNTRLQNTGTGDSPDSTPLSSTTQFDWMMEKGMIPVSQTSVMDDIEKWLDVDEEDDMADSEGVTSVEFDRFLAERARAAERLPSLKASSHDDNYSES
- the LOC123999508 gene encoding target of Myb protein 1-like isoform X1 translates to MEFLTGNPFTTPVGQRIEYATSSRLQSEDWALNMDICDIINETEEGPRDSYKAIKKRIVGNKNFREVMLALTVLEACVKNCGHRFHVLVSTREFVEGVLVRSILPKNNPPLVLHDRVLSLIQAWADAFRSSPALTGVVSVYEDLRRKGLEFPMTELDGYSPIHTPNRTVPDNGPVTVSAAPSSPRPVPISPQLPASQQSEQGPLTFTPYQVKKLKTDLGVVRGNLTVMSDMMSQLDPATAKHSDTELLQELYAACKDMQDKIMELVPRLSEETLTEELLVANDEINATFTRYQRFQRQRATLQSPTYVNLIDLSAAIKPVVTAPPHSQLSRSTVDTVSSQMTGLRMREFDEFAQNRSISQTQPRPSDRNEGVADSLAQAQNTRLQNTGTGDSPDSTPLSSTTQFDWMMEKGMIPVSQTSVMDDIEKWLDVDEEDDMADSEGVTSVEFDRFLAERARAAERLPSLKASSHDDNYSES
- the LOC123999508 gene encoding target of Myb protein 1-like isoform X2; this translates as MEFLTGNPFTTPVGQRIEYATSSRLQSEDWALNMDICDIINETEEGPRDSYKAIKKRIVGNKNFREVMLALTVLEACVKNCGHRFHVLVSTREFVEGVLVRSILPKNNPPLVLHDRVLSLIQAWADAFRSSPALTGVVSVYEDLRRKGLEFPMTELDGYSPIHTPNRTVPDNGPVTVSAAPSSPRPVPISPQLPASQQSEQGPLTFTPYQVKKLKTDLGVVRGNLTVMSDMMSQLDPATAKHSDTELLQELYAACKDMQDKIMELVPRLSEETLTEELLVANDEINATFTRYQRFQRQRATLQSPTYVNLIDLSAAIKPVVTAPPHSQLSRSTVDTVSSQMTGLRMREFDEFAQNRSISQTQPRPSDRNEGVADSLAQAQNTRLQNTGTIPVSQTSVMDDIEKWLDVDEEDDMADSEGVTSVEFDRFLAERARAAERLPSLKASSHDDNYSES